One stretch of Caloenas nicobarica isolate bCalNic1 chromosome 2, bCalNic1.hap1, whole genome shotgun sequence DNA includes these proteins:
- the PLAG1 gene encoding zinc finger protein PLAG1 isoform X3, producing MATHSPEKTHKCNYCEKMFHRKDHLKNHLHTHNPNKEAFKCEECGKNYNTKLGFKRHLALHAATSGDLTCKVCLQTFESTGVLLEHLKTHAGKSSGGVKEKKHQCEHCDRRFYTRKDVRRHMVVHTGRKDFLCQYCAQRFGRKDHLTRHMKKSHNQELLKVKTEPMDLLDPFTCNVSVPIKDELLPVMSLPSSELTSKPFTNTLQLNLYNTQIQSMQSSASAHQMVATSLPLGMPCPIDMESVHPSHQLSLKYPLGTTSYAISMPEKEQPLKGEIESYLMELQSGMPSSSQDSQASSSKLGLDPQVGPLDDGSGEVSLSKGSVPISEPLNTPSLDFSQLFNFIPVNGPPYNPSVSVGNLGMSYTQEEAHSSMTQLPPQTQDPQDPSNSIGLGSLHSLSAAFTSSLSTTTTLPRFHQAFQ from the coding sequence ATGGCTACTCATTCTCCTGAGAAAACCCACAAGTGTAATTATTGTGAGAAAATGTTTCACCGAAAAGATCACCTAAAGAATCACCTACATACACACAATCCCAACAAAGAGGCCTTTAAGTGTGAAGAATGTGGAAAGAACTACAATACCAAGCTTGGGTTCAAACGTCACCTGGCTTTGCACGCCGCAACAAGCGGCGACCTCACCTGTAAGGTATGTTTGCagacttttgaaagcacaggaGTGCTGCTGGAGCACCTCAAAACTCACGCAGGCAAGTCATCGGGTggagtgaaggagaaaaaacaccaGTGTGAACACTGTGATCGTCGGTTCTACACCCGAAAGGATGTCCGTAGACACATGGTAGTGCACACTGGAAGAAAGGACTTCCTCTGTCAGTACTGTGCACAGAGATTTGGGCGGAAGGATCACCTCACGCGCCACATGAAGAAAAGTCACAACCAAGAACTTTTGAAGGTCAAAACAGAGCCAATGGACCTTCTAGATCCCTTTACCTGCAATGTTTCTGTGCCTATTAAGGATGAGCTGCTTCCAGTGATGTCTTTACCTTCCAGTGAACTGACATCAAAGCCATTTACAAACACTTTGCAATTAAATCTCTACAACACTCAGATTCAGTCCATGCAGAGTTCTGCATCTGCACACCAAATGGTTGCCACATCGTTACCATTGGGAATGCCTTGTCCAATAGATATGGAGTCTGTCCATCCTTCTCACCAGCTGTCGTTGAAATATCCGCTCGGTACTACCTCATACGCAATTTCTATGCCTGAAAAAGAACAGCCATTGAAAGGGGAAATCGAAAGTTACTTAATGGAGTTGCAAAGTGGTATGCCTTCTTCATCCCAGGATTCTCAAGCATCTTCATCAAAACTAGGGCTGGATCCACAAGTAGGGCCACTAGATGATGGGTCTGGGGAGGTTTCCCTTTCCAAGGGCTCCGTTCCTATTAGCGAACCTCTAAACACCCCATCGTTGGACTTTTCTCAGCTATTCAACTTCATACCTGTAAACGGCCCTCCCTATAATCCTTCTGTTTCAGTGGGAAACCTCGGAATGAGTTATACGCAAGAGGAGGCACATTCTTCTATGACTCAACTTCCACCACAAACCCAGGATCCACAAGATCCTAGCAATAGTATAGGTCTTGGGTCTCTGCACTCGTTGTCAGCAGCTTTCACAAGCAGTCTAAGCACAACCACCACCCTACCGCGATTTCATCAAGCTTTCCAATAG
- the PLAG1 gene encoding zinc finger protein PLAG1 isoform X1 — translation MATVIPGDLSEVRDTQKVPSGKRKRGETKPRKNFPCQLCDKAFNSVEKLKVHSYSHTGERPYKCTQQDCTKAFVSKYKLLRHMATHSPEKTHKCNYCEKMFHRKDHLKNHLHTHNPNKEAFKCEECGKNYNTKLGFKRHLALHAATSGDLTCKVCLQTFESTGVLLEHLKTHAGKSSGGVKEKKHQCEHCDRRFYTRKDVRRHMVVHTGRKDFLCQYCAQRFGRKDHLTRHMKKSHNQELLKVKTEPMDLLDPFTCNVSVPIKDELLPVMSLPSSELTSKPFTNTLQLNLYNTQIQSMQSSASAHQMVATSLPLGMPCPIDMESVHPSHQLSLKYPLGTTSYAISMPEKEQPLKGEIESYLMELQSGMPSSSQDSQASSSKLGLDPQVGPLDDGSGEVSLSKGSVPISEPLNTPSLDFSQLFNFIPVNGPPYNPSVSVGNLGMSYTQEEAHSSMTQLPPQTQDPQDPSNSIGLGSLHSLSAAFTSSLSTTTTLPRFHQAFQ, via the exons ATGGCCACTGTCATTCCTGGTGATTTGTCAGAAGTAAGAGATACCCAGAAAGTCCCTTCAGGGAAACGTAAGCGTGGtgaaaccaaaccaagaaaaaactTTCCTTGCCAACTGTGTGACAAGGCCTTTAACAGTGTTGAGAAATTAAAGGTTCACTCATACTCTCACACAGGAGAGAGGCCCTACAAGTGCACACAACAAGACTGCACCAAGGCCTTTGTTTCTAAGTACAAATTACTAAG GCATATGGCTACTCATTCTCCTGAGAAAACCCACAAGTGTAATTATTGTGAGAAAATGTTTCACCGAAAAGATCACCTAAAGAATCACCTACATACACACAATCCCAACAAAGAGGCCTTTAAGTGTGAAGAATGTGGAAAGAACTACAATACCAAGCTTGGGTTCAAACGTCACCTGGCTTTGCACGCCGCAACAAGCGGCGACCTCACCTGTAAGGTATGTTTGCagacttttgaaagcacaggaGTGCTGCTGGAGCACCTCAAAACTCACGCAGGCAAGTCATCGGGTggagtgaaggagaaaaaacaccaGTGTGAACACTGTGATCGTCGGTTCTACACCCGAAAGGATGTCCGTAGACACATGGTAGTGCACACTGGAAGAAAGGACTTCCTCTGTCAGTACTGTGCACAGAGATTTGGGCGGAAGGATCACCTCACGCGCCACATGAAGAAAAGTCACAACCAAGAACTTTTGAAGGTCAAAACAGAGCCAATGGACCTTCTAGATCCCTTTACCTGCAATGTTTCTGTGCCTATTAAGGATGAGCTGCTTCCAGTGATGTCTTTACCTTCCAGTGAACTGACATCAAAGCCATTTACAAACACTTTGCAATTAAATCTCTACAACACTCAGATTCAGTCCATGCAGAGTTCTGCATCTGCACACCAAATGGTTGCCACATCGTTACCATTGGGAATGCCTTGTCCAATAGATATGGAGTCTGTCCATCCTTCTCACCAGCTGTCGTTGAAATATCCGCTCGGTACTACCTCATACGCAATTTCTATGCCTGAAAAAGAACAGCCATTGAAAGGGGAAATCGAAAGTTACTTAATGGAGTTGCAAAGTGGTATGCCTTCTTCATCCCAGGATTCTCAAGCATCTTCATCAAAACTAGGGCTGGATCCACAAGTAGGGCCACTAGATGATGGGTCTGGGGAGGTTTCCCTTTCCAAGGGCTCCGTTCCTATTAGCGAACCTCTAAACACCCCATCGTTGGACTTTTCTCAGCTATTCAACTTCATACCTGTAAACGGCCCTCCCTATAATCCTTCTGTTTCAGTGGGAAACCTCGGAATGAGTTATACGCAAGAGGAGGCACATTCTTCTATGACTCAACTTCCACCACAAACCCAGGATCCACAAGATCCTAGCAATAGTATAGGTCTTGGGTCTCTGCACTCGTTGTCAGCAGCTTTCACAAGCAGTCTAAGCACAACCACCACCCTACCGCGATTTCATCAAGCTTTCCAATAG
- the PLAG1 gene encoding zinc finger protein PLAG1 isoform X2 — translation MATVIPGDLSEVRDTQKVPSGKRERPYKCTQQDCTKAFVSKYKLLRHMATHSPEKTHKCNYCEKMFHRKDHLKNHLHTHNPNKEAFKCEECGKNYNTKLGFKRHLALHAATSGDLTCKVCLQTFESTGVLLEHLKTHAGKSSGGVKEKKHQCEHCDRRFYTRKDVRRHMVVHTGRKDFLCQYCAQRFGRKDHLTRHMKKSHNQELLKVKTEPMDLLDPFTCNVSVPIKDELLPVMSLPSSELTSKPFTNTLQLNLYNTQIQSMQSSASAHQMVATSLPLGMPCPIDMESVHPSHQLSLKYPLGTTSYAISMPEKEQPLKGEIESYLMELQSGMPSSSQDSQASSSKLGLDPQVGPLDDGSGEVSLSKGSVPISEPLNTPSLDFSQLFNFIPVNGPPYNPSVSVGNLGMSYTQEEAHSSMTQLPPQTQDPQDPSNSIGLGSLHSLSAAFTSSLSTTTTLPRFHQAFQ, via the exons ATGGCCACTGTCATTCCTGGTGATTTGTCAGAAGTAAGAGATACCCAGAAAGTCCCTTCAGGGAAAC GAGAGAGGCCCTACAAGTGCACACAACAAGACTGCACCAAGGCCTTTGTTTCTAAGTACAAATTACTAAG GCATATGGCTACTCATTCTCCTGAGAAAACCCACAAGTGTAATTATTGTGAGAAAATGTTTCACCGAAAAGATCACCTAAAGAATCACCTACATACACACAATCCCAACAAAGAGGCCTTTAAGTGTGAAGAATGTGGAAAGAACTACAATACCAAGCTTGGGTTCAAACGTCACCTGGCTTTGCACGCCGCAACAAGCGGCGACCTCACCTGTAAGGTATGTTTGCagacttttgaaagcacaggaGTGCTGCTGGAGCACCTCAAAACTCACGCAGGCAAGTCATCGGGTggagtgaaggagaaaaaacaccaGTGTGAACACTGTGATCGTCGGTTCTACACCCGAAAGGATGTCCGTAGACACATGGTAGTGCACACTGGAAGAAAGGACTTCCTCTGTCAGTACTGTGCACAGAGATTTGGGCGGAAGGATCACCTCACGCGCCACATGAAGAAAAGTCACAACCAAGAACTTTTGAAGGTCAAAACAGAGCCAATGGACCTTCTAGATCCCTTTACCTGCAATGTTTCTGTGCCTATTAAGGATGAGCTGCTTCCAGTGATGTCTTTACCTTCCAGTGAACTGACATCAAAGCCATTTACAAACACTTTGCAATTAAATCTCTACAACACTCAGATTCAGTCCATGCAGAGTTCTGCATCTGCACACCAAATGGTTGCCACATCGTTACCATTGGGAATGCCTTGTCCAATAGATATGGAGTCTGTCCATCCTTCTCACCAGCTGTCGTTGAAATATCCGCTCGGTACTACCTCATACGCAATTTCTATGCCTGAAAAAGAACAGCCATTGAAAGGGGAAATCGAAAGTTACTTAATGGAGTTGCAAAGTGGTATGCCTTCTTCATCCCAGGATTCTCAAGCATCTTCATCAAAACTAGGGCTGGATCCACAAGTAGGGCCACTAGATGATGGGTCTGGGGAGGTTTCCCTTTCCAAGGGCTCCGTTCCTATTAGCGAACCTCTAAACACCCCATCGTTGGACTTTTCTCAGCTATTCAACTTCATACCTGTAAACGGCCCTCCCTATAATCCTTCTGTTTCAGTGGGAAACCTCGGAATGAGTTATACGCAAGAGGAGGCACATTCTTCTATGACTCAACTTCCACCACAAACCCAGGATCCACAAGATCCTAGCAATAGTATAGGTCTTGGGTCTCTGCACTCGTTGTCAGCAGCTTTCACAAGCAGTCTAAGCACAACCACCACCCTACCGCGATTTCATCAAGCTTTCCAATAG